One Tiliqua scincoides isolate rTilSci1 chromosome 9, rTilSci1.hap2, whole genome shotgun sequence DNA segment encodes these proteins:
- the GPATCH1 gene encoding G patch domain-containing protein 1 — translation MAAAESDDEEEELVRLGTPLEPLEEGERIKKPVPLQEQTVRDEKGRYMRFHGAFSGGFSAGYFNTVGSKEGWAPSAFVSSRQNRAEKKVLGPEDFMDEEDLSEHGIAPKEITISDVFASKSKDKIQEKARQIAGAAAPIPGATVLDEFIAPAKITIGIDLLQKMGWKEGQGVGPRVKRKPRKQKPEPGVKIYGCALPPGSEESEDEDDEYRPENVTFAPKDVMPIDLTPKENVHGLGYKGLDPTKALFGTSQQQLNLFSPSSENTDLLGELQHSKGRKLGISGQAFGVGALEEEDDDIYATESLSKYDTVLKDEEPGDGLYGWTAPKQYKSKQDMDLGFQKHKGMEKELKYIGKILDGFSLASASMNSQMKIYPPPDLPKDYRPVHYFRPVIKASSENTHLVQALAESTGKLESDITLHSRHQKTASQRRELLGETPLKGPATSVLEYLSDKDKERIRGVKQQVEQQMIPPVLPPQSVHNQLQAPALHNVPQKGQLQLEAQLATISSGDFKPFAKDPRKQKRYEEFIENLKHGKNDTLESCLDPIMTEWERGREQEEFSRAAMLYKSSSSVLSSRFTHAKLEDDTDQVEVPRDQEADVDDKQAAAKMKMFGKLTREKFEWHPDKLLCKRFNVPDPYSESCIVGLPKVKRDKYSVFNFLTVSESAPRALSQPTNIGVQPSSTLSKPKKPSRWDVSDQEKKKTDAISKFISLARSKVDVQEQKLTPVNAEDKDRITEAVSNKAIGETSDLNEVEEESRPSMDLFKAIFASSSDEKSSSSEEESDGEEQSATVPEPVAEPMELPDLPGSSLPNVQESEIITPEPPCTIMAPLKEVVDEGEEFGPRLPPAVSDTLDTPLKHGELQPTSSPEATKKEKPKKSKEKHKTKREHKHKKEKKKKHKKHKHKGKHKSKKSEKNSGSNTTESSDSNSDGEVIDISPQELLKRMKNLPIVKR, via the exons ATGGCGGCCGCCGAGAGCGAcgacgaggaggaggagctggtgcGCCTCGGCACCCCGCTGGAGCCCCTGGAGGAGG GTGAACGAATTAAGAAACCAGTTCCTCTCCAAGAGCAGACTGTCAGAGATGAGAAGGGGCGATACATGCGTTTTCATGGAGCATTTAGTGGTGGATTCTCTGCCGGCTACTTCAACACTGTGGGTTCCAAAGAAG GATGGGCACCATCGGCCTTTGTGTCATCACGACAgaacagagcagaaaaaaaaGTCCTTGGGCCAGAAGATTTTATGGATGAAGAG GACCTTAGCGAACATGGGATAGCACCTAAAGAAATTACCATTTCCGATGTATTTGCTTCCAAAAGCAAAGATAAAATACAAGAGAAAGCCCGACAAATTGCTGGAGCTGCTGCCCCCATTCCTGGAGCCACAGTTTTGGATGAATTTATAGCACCTGCAAA AATAACTATTGGTATTGACTTGTTGCAAAAAATGGGCTGGAAAGAAGGACAAGGAGTTGGACCTCGTGTGAAGAGGAAACCACGCAAACAAAAACCTG AGCCTGGTGTGAAAATATATGGTTGTGCTTTGCCTCCAGGGTCTGAAGAATCTGAG GACGAAGATGATGAATATCGGCCAGAAAATGTGACCTTTGCACCCAAAGATGTCATGCCTATAGACCTGACTCCTAAAGAGAATGTCCATGGACTTGGTTACAAAGGCCTGGATCCCACCAAAGCTTTATTTGGAACTTCACAGCAGCAGTTAAACCTCTTTAGTCCCAGTTCGGAAAATACAGATCTACTTGGCGAGTTGCAGCACAGTAAAGGACGGAAACTTGGTATCTCAGGCCAG GCTTTTGGTGTTGGAGCtttggaagaagaagatgatgacaTTTATGCTACTGAATCACTTTCCAAATATGATACTGTTCTGAAAGATGAGGAGCCTGGAGATGGACTGTATGGCTGGACAGCCCCTAAGCAGTATAAAAGCAAGCAAGATATGGACTTGGGGTTCCAGAAGCACAAAG GGATGGAGAAAGAACTTAAATATATTGGGAAGATTTTGGATGGCTTTTCCCTGGCATCTGCATCAATGAATTCCCAAATG AAGATTTATCCACCTCCTGATCTACCAAAAGATTACAGACCAGTCCATTATTTTCGACCCGTGATAAAAGCTAGTAGTGAAAACACTCATTTAGTGCAGGCCTTGGCAGAATCCACCGGCAAGCTCGAGAGTGATATAACATTGCACAGCAGACACCAGAAGACTGCATCTCAGAGAAGGGAACTACTGGGTGAAACACCTCTTAAAG gTCCAGCCACTTCTGTCCTAGAGTATTTGTCTGATAAAGACAAAGAGAGAATCAGAGGAGTAAAGCAGCAAGTAGAGCAGCAGATGATACCTCCAGTGCTGCCCCCGCAATCTGTGCATAACCAGTTGCAGGCACCTGCTTTGCACAATGTTCCACAGAAGGGGCAATTGCAGTTGGAGGCCCAGTTAGCTACAATCAGTTCTGGGGACTTCAAACCGTTTGCAAAGGATCCAAGAAAACAAAAGAGATATGAAGAGTTCATAGAAAATCTTAAACATGGAAAGAATG ATACTTTAGAAAGCTGTTTAGATCCGATTATGACAGAATGGGAGCGTGGAAGAGAGCAAGAGGAGTTCTCTCGTGCGGCAATGCTCTACAAATCTTCCAGCTCTGTCTTGTCTTCTAGATTTACTCATGCCAAGCTTGAGGATGACACTGACCAAGTGGAAGTTCCTCGTGATCAAGAG GCTGATGTTGATGACAAGCAGGCTGCTGCAAAGATGAAGATGTTCGGCAAGCTCACGAGAGAGAAGTTCGAATGGCACCCTGACAAACTGTTATGCAAAAGGTTTAATGTTCCTGATCCTTACTCAGA GTCATGTATTGTTGGATTGCCCAAAGTGAAACGCGACAAGTATTCTGTATTCAATTTCTTGACAGTATCTGAATCTGCACCAAGGGCATTGAGTCAACCCACAAATATAGGAGTACAGCCAAGCAGTACTCTGAGCA AACCAAAGAAGCCATCAAGATGGGATGTGTCTGACcaagagaagaagaaaacagaTGCCATTAGCAAGTTCATAAGTTTGGCTAGATCAAAGGTTGATGTTCAGGAGCAAAAATTGACACCAGTCAATGCAGAGGACAAAGACAGAATCACCGAAGCAGTTTCCAATAAG GCAATCGGTGAAACTAGTGATCTGAATGAAGTAGAAGAAGAAAGCAGGCCGTCAATGGATTTATTTAAAGCCATCTTTGCCAGCTCTTCAGATGAAAAATCATCTTCATCTGAAGAAGAGAGTGATGGAGAAGAGCAATCGGCAACAGTCCCAGAGCCAGTCGCTGAACCTATGGAGCTTCCAGATCTGCCAGGTTCCTCTTTACCTAATGTACAAG AGAGTGAAATCATCACACCTGAGCCTCCTTGTACTATAATGGCACCTTTGAAGGAAGTAGTTGATGAAGGAGAGGAATTTGGACCACGACTTCCTCCAGCTGTTTCCG ACACTTTAGACACTCCTCTGAAGCATGGAGAATTACAGCCAACAAGTTCTCCTGAAGCCACTAAGAAAGAGAAACCTAAGAAGAGCAAAGAAAAACACAAGACCAAAAGAGAACATAAACACAAAAAGGAAAAG aaaaagaaacacaagaaaCACAAACACAAGGGCAAGCACAAGAGTAAGAAATCCGAGAAAAACAGCGGCTCGAACACTACTGAGAGTAGTGACAGTAACAGTGATGGAGAGGTCATTGATATATCGCCACAAGAACTTTTGAAAAG